In the genome of Halobacterium noricense, one region contains:
- a CDS encoding monovalent cation/H+ antiporter subunit E, which translates to MAGDDLLVPVDDSVTLRKTVAYVAERAADADGRPTLHFVYPVSERIDTSEEGAEATAAVELLDRIEVWIEEDLGDAADSVDVEAAVVGQTEYLFNPGDYADVLADYARRHGVGTVVLDPEYNPLGMAPLLPPLEGELESAGLTVELAPVERPTRRSPLTRTAGLGQFVVLFCATYGFYLLVSGTLATFDLATGAITAGVVSALLWRITTRGEVEVSKLGGRLARFALYVPFLLWEIVKANLDIAYVVLHPRLPIDPRVVEFDAAVWSALPATTLANSITLTPGTLTVDVTQRHFTVHSLTAGARDDLLDGALERAVRFVFYGRRAARIASPAERGARTDDETEDENA; encoded by the coding sequence CGGTCGACGACTCGGTGACACTCCGGAAGACGGTGGCGTACGTCGCCGAACGTGCCGCCGACGCCGACGGCCGGCCGACCCTGCACTTCGTCTACCCGGTGTCGGAACGCATCGACACCAGCGAGGAGGGCGCGGAAGCGACGGCCGCCGTGGAACTCCTCGACCGCATCGAAGTGTGGATCGAGGAGGACCTCGGCGACGCCGCCGACTCGGTCGACGTCGAGGCCGCCGTCGTCGGGCAGACGGAGTACCTCTTCAACCCCGGCGACTACGCCGACGTGCTCGCCGACTACGCGCGCCGCCACGGCGTCGGGACGGTCGTCCTCGACCCCGAGTACAACCCGCTCGGGATGGCCCCGCTGCTCCCGCCGCTGGAGGGCGAACTCGAATCCGCCGGCCTGACCGTCGAACTCGCGCCCGTCGAGCGGCCGACCCGCCGCAGCCCGCTCACGCGGACCGCCGGCCTCGGCCAGTTCGTCGTGTTGTTCTGCGCGACGTACGGGTTCTACCTGCTCGTATCGGGCACGCTGGCGACGTTCGACCTCGCGACCGGTGCCATCACCGCGGGCGTCGTCTCCGCGCTGTTGTGGCGCATCACGACGCGCGGCGAGGTCGAGGTGAGCAAGCTCGGCGGCCGGCTCGCGCGGTTCGCGCTCTACGTTCCCTTCCTGCTGTGGGAAATCGTGAAGGCGAACCTCGACATCGCGTACGTCGTCCTCCACCCGCGGCTCCCCATCGACCCGCGCGTCGTGGAGTTCGACGCCGCGGTGTGGTCGGCGCTCCCGGCGACGACGCTCGCGAACAGCATCACGCTCACGCCCGGGACGCTCACCGTCGACGTCACGCAACGCCACTTCACGGTGCACAGCCTCACGGCCGGTGCTCGCGACGACCTGCTGGACGGCGCGCTCGAACGCGCGGTTCGGTTCGTGTTCTACGGCCGGCGCGCCGCCCGCATCGCCAGCCCCGCCGAACGCGGCGCGCGCACCGACGACGAAACGGAGGATGAGAACGCGTGA